The DNA segment CGATTAACGAACATCTattatcgtgcaatggtcaagcaaacaCAAACATCATCAAATACATCGCTGCATTTCACTAGTCTAGCATGTGTGCGTAAAAATTATTCACaaatcaacctacggtttctcatgtcaagtcaagggcaaaaattcaaaaaaatttaagttttataacatcatatcatCATAGGCTCCCAAATATCATTTAATTCAACACACATGCAAACAAACAGAAAGACAAATGAGAtgcaaaaaaaaagaaaagagttCGAATGAAACACAAGACAATACCAATAATTAAATGCTAGACAACGCcacatacttatccaaagcattgccctcaatgctttagaaacAAGAAACAAAAATACACACACAAAGAACACAAACAAtatgaacaaaaacaaaatgcaaactaAAAACTAAAACTCCCCTGATCTAGGCATCATCGTATGTGTCCTCGGGTGGGACGGTAGGCTGGGCATACTAAGCAGGCATGGAGCATTGAAATTGGAAAGACGGAGGGTAATGCGGTGCGGAAAGATACTGAGATGCATCCAAGCCAAGCTGACGGGTCATGCTCCGGAGCATAGTCTCCACATTGTGGAGATGAGTAAAGGTAGCATGCAGATAACTCATGGTATAATGGTCGAACACAGAGGATTCAGTTACACTGTCCATAACTGTGTGGCGCTGCGGTGGCGGATCACTTGGTCCAGCAGAGGATTCGGCCCGTGGTCCCCCTTTAGGAAATTCTTTGTTGCGCTTAGCAAGCTTGGCTATTGCAGCGCCTCATCAACGAGTTTGTAGGGCTGGAGCCATTCTTCGTCTGGGCGAATCGGGACCCTGGCCTGACGGCATAGCTGGGAAATGATACTCAAAAAAGAACAGTGCCACCAACGGAGTACGGATGGAATAATCGATTTGTCTGTTTATGAAACCACCCACGTTAATCGGCCACCCTTTCACCAATGCATAGAGCATGAGAGGACGGATATCTTGGACTTCACTAGTATGTGAAATCGGCAACAATCGTTTTAACACAAAGGCGTACCACAACTCCGGCTCAATCAGCAAATATCTCTCAGGAAAATGCTTAAAAGTAATAGGATTATACCACTGGGCACCATCGTAGCACAATTCACGAATAATAACATTATAATCAGGACTACTTTTGAAAGCAAGGAATACATGACCATCCACGTCAGGGGTATCTAACCATTTATTTAACATGTCAACATCAAAAGAAATAAGATGTCCTCTCACCATGGCCTTACTATCCTGATGGGCAGCGGTATTCGCGTAGAATTCCCGCACCACTGGCACAATTGTGGGTTTGAGTTGAGCACAAAATGTAGTCCAACCTCTCGTTTCAATAGCAGCCACAATTTTAGGATGACAATCTGGGGTGAGGCCACACTCGGGGATTGGGTTTTGATGAAGCTTCGCGTGGTCATACCGTTCTTGAGCTTCTGTCGAGACAAAAGGGTTGGAGTGGCCGACAGAGGGGGCGGATGAAGCTCCGACGTGTCCCGCTATACGCGCTTTCTTGGGTGCCATGGATAAACAATTTCGAGCACGAAGCAATTGAATGAGACCCGGCTCAAAGGAGTAAAGACTGCAACCAAAACttcccacaatccataactccAAGATATTGGAGGAGCTAGTGCCTCAAAGACCTATAATTTGGAGTGAAAAGAGATGATATTGGAagagaaaaatgagaaaaatagaAAAGGGGCGAAAAGGCGGTTAGGGATTTGAGGTAattagaagaagaaaagaaataaataggaggaaataataaaaagagagaaaataaaACGACGGTCTGCGCACAGGTCACTCGCGCTCAAGCGAATCtttatctcgctcgagcgcgacaGAAAAATCAAGTTTACTGGAATGCAGACTCGCGCTCGAGCGAACTACAAACTCGCTCGAGCGACCCGGAAAATCAGAGTTGCTCGAATTTGATGCTCgctctaataattaataaatgaaaataaataaaaacaaattaaaaaataaggGAAAAaaaactgggttgcctcccagtcagcgctacatttatagtctatagcccaacTGTATCTCCCTTTCAATTTTTCAGGTCCTTCAAGTCGACAGAGGTCTGTGTTTGATCCACATTAACACCTCGATAAATCTTTATCCTTTTCCCATTAACTTTGAATGTACCTGTTGCAGGACTAGAAATCTCCACTGTACCATATGGAAAAACTTGTTTGATAGTAAACGGTCCTGACCATCTCGAACGCAGCTTACCTGGCATAAGCTTCAGACCTGAGTTATACAATAAAATTGTTTGGCCTACCTCGAACTCACGTGAAACGATGCATTGATCATGCCATCTTTtggttttttctttgtaaatcctggcATTCTCATATGCATCCAACCTTAATTCTTCAATCTCGTTCAATTGCAGCAGCCGCTCCTCGCCTGTAGCCTGCACATCAAAATTAAGAAATTTAGTGGCCCATAATGCTTTATtctcaagttcaacaggaagatgacaCGTTTTtccatataacaacctaaaggggGAAGTTCCTATAGGTATTTTCAACGCAGTGAGGTATACCCAAAGCGCATCATCTAATTTACTTGACCACTCTTTTCTATTGGAATTCACAGTTTTCTCCAATATTCGTTTCAATTTCCTATTCGATATTTCAACTTTCCCACTCGTCTGAGGttgataaggtgttgccaccttgtgagtgaccccatatttatttaaaagtttATCAAATTGATGATTATAAAAatgggttcctccatcactaatAATGGCTCTAGGTGTACCATATCTAGCAAAGATAAACTTTTTCAGAAATTTTACAACCACCCTAGaatcattagttctacatgcaagCGCTTCAACCCACTTGGACACATAATCGACCGCTACCAAAATATTTGTTCCCCTCAAACGTGGGAAACGGGCCCATGAAATCAATGCCCCAAACATAAAAAAACTTCACATACAAGTATATTATTCAAGGGCATTTCATGTCTCCTAGATATATTTTCAATTctttgacatgcatcacaagcAACCACATAGGCATAAGCATCATTAAACAACGAAGAccaataaaatcccgactgTAGCACTTTAGCAGCGGTACGACCCGCGCCAAAGTGACCTCTAGTCGGACATGTACGACAGTGTGAGAGTATAGAACTTACCTCTTCTACTGGAATACATCTACGAATTATTCCATATGCACTGATCTTAAAAAGAAAaggatcttcccacaaaaaatatttcaactcagggaaaaatttctttttctgttgataatTTAAGTGCGggggaagaaacttacttgatAGGTAGTTAACAATGTATGCATAAAATGGTAGATTTGTTACCGCAAACAGTTGTTCTTCTGGGAATTCATCGTGAATAACTTGCGCTTTCGTTCCTTGATTCTCTAGAAGAGATAGATGATCAGTAACTTGATTCTCTGAACCCTTCCGGTCAATAATTTCtaagtcaaattcttgtaaTAACAAAATCCAACGAATTAACCTTGGCTTAGCATCCTTTTTTCTCATCAAGTACTTCAATGCTGAGTGGTTAGTATGGACCACAACTTTTTTCCCCACCAAATATGATCGAAACTTGTCCAATGCAAACACAACTGcaagtaattctttttcagtggTGGCGTAGTTTAGTTGGGCGGCTGACAGGGTGATGCTGGCATAATAAATCACATGCAACATTTTTCCTCTCTTCTGCCCAAGGACGGCTCCCAACATTGtgtcacttgcatcacacatcaactcaaaaGGAAGACTCCAGTCAGGTGCTACTATCACAGGTGTAGTTGTCAATTTCTGCTTCAATATCTAAATATCCTGTAAAcactcagcagaaaaattaaaggCACCTCTTTTATCAACAAATTAGTAaggggtttagcaatagaagaaaaatctttaataaatctcctatagaaaccttCGTGTCCTAGAAAGCTTCTGATTCCTTTCAAGTTCGTGGCAGGTGGAATTTTTCAATTACTTCTAGTTTTGCCCGAGCTACCTCCACACCTTTTTCGGACACCTTGTGTCCTAACACAATTCCCTCTCTTACCATGAAGTGGCATTTCTCCCAATTTAATACAAGGTTACTTTCTTCACACCTCTGCAATACTTTTTCCAAATTACcaagacatgcatcaaaagaaGAACCAACCAAAGAAAAATCATCCTTAAAAACCTCAATAAATTTTTctaccatatcatgaaaaatagctATTGCAGCGCTGAAAATTAGCAGGGGCATTACACAGACCAAACGACATctgtttatatgcaaaagtccCATATggacaagtaaaagtggttttgtGCTGGTCCTCAGGTGCTATGGGAATTTGCATATAACCCGAATAACCGTCAAAAAAACAGTaaaaaccatgtccaacaagtttctcaaccatctgatcaataaagggaagtGAAAAGTGATCTATAAGAGtggcatcattcaatttcctataatcaatgcatacccgccaccccgtaacagttctagtagaaattaatttgttattttcattttcaataACAGTAATACTTCCCTTTTTAGGTATTACATGAATTTAACTCACCCATTCACTGTTAGAGATATGATAGATAATATCTGCATCAAGAAATTTGATCACTTCttttttcactacctcttgcatagcTGGGTTAAGTCGCCTCTGTGGTTGAGTAGACGTCTTGTGCTCTGCTTCCATCACTATCTTGTGCATACACATGGTTGGATAGATAATATCTGCATCAAGAAGTTTGATCACTTCttttttcactacctcttgaTGTCAGCCAAACTCCATCTTATGGCTCTTATATGCTCTCTGATCATTCTCAACAGTTTTTCTTCCTCGCACcctgtcaaagaagatgaacaGATTATTGGCAGTTTATCATTttgtaataaatataaatattttaagtgaGAAGGGAGTGGTTTGAGTTCAAGCGTAGGGGGCACCTCGGTCGATGGCTTCAATGGTTTTGGATTATGGAAAAGCTCCCCAATCTTGGTATTGATGGATCTTTCAAAGGGTATACTCCCATCCAGATATCTTGCCACTTCATGAACTTCATCATTATCATGCTCCTCATCCATTGTTCCTGTCAAACACATTTCTAATGGATCCATGGACAACTGTTACTGGAAAGAAtactcaaccaaatcatcagtaacatcaattctgaaacaatcagaattgtctgcAAGATAACGAAGGCcctgaaaaacattaaaaatcacACTCTCATCATTCATATGAAAAATTAGctctcccttatgcacatcaattAAGGCCTTTCCAGTGGCTAAAAATGGTCTACCTAAAATAAGAGATATATCTCAATCCTCTTCCATgtcaagcacaacaaaatccattgGAAAGATAAATTTATCAACCTTAACAAAAACATCTTCCACaatcccccttggatattttatagatctgTCAGCCAATTGAAGGGAGATAGTGGTTGGCCTAACTTCACCAATACCTaacttttcaaaacatgaataagacATAAGATTAATACTggcacctaaatcacataaagtcttgttaaaaatgattttccaatagtgcatggGATTGAAAAGCTATcgggatccttaagttttggagggagtttattttgtaaaatagcatAACATTCCTCCAAAAACTTCAGAGTTTCAAAATCCACTAATTTTCTCTTGTTAGACAAAgtctctttcaaaaattttgcataactgggcatttgagtcaaagcatctgcaaatggaatattaatgtgaagctttttgaaaatttct comes from the Henckelia pumila isolate YLH828 chromosome 1, ASM3356847v2, whole genome shotgun sequence genome and includes:
- the LOC140861753 gene encoding uncharacterized protein, giving the protein MAVTRSQKETTEKRTEDEEASEQINEKGIEEVPKHAESAPTGTKGASINLMSYSCFEKLGIGEVRPTTISLQLADRSIKYPRGIVEDVFVKLSMDPLEMCLTGTMDEEHDNDEVHEVARYLDGRCEEEKLLRMIREHIRAIRWSLADIKSAAIAIFHDMVEKFIEVFKDDFSLVGSSFDACLGNLEKVLQRCEESNLVLNWEKCHFMVREGIVLGHKVSEKGVEILKQKLTTTPVIVAPDWSLPFELMCDASDTMLGAVLGQKRGKMLHVIYYASITLSAAQLNYATTEKELLAVVFALDKFRSYLVGKKVVVHTNHSALKYLMRKKDAKPRLIRWILLLQEFDLEIIDRKGSENQVTDHLSLLENQGTKAQVIHDEFPEEQLFAISAYGIIRRCIPVEEVATPYQPQTSGKVEISNRKLKRILEKTVNSNRKEWSSKLDDALWVYLTALKIPIGTSPFRLLYGKTCHLPVELENKALWATKFLNFDVQATGEERLLQLNEIEELRLDAYENARIYKEKTKRWHDQCIVSREFEVGQTILLYNSGLKLMPGKLRSRWSGPFTIKQVFPYGTVEISSPATGTFKVNGKRIKIYRGVNVDQTQTSVDLKDLKN